In the genome of Pontibacter actiniarum, the window AACCGGCCGCGCCTCCCGCGACTTTACGGACTTTAACACCCGCAACCAGTTTGAGAGCGAGACGCCCCGCGAGATAGATCACTCCAAGACCAACACCACCGCCGCCAGTGTTGCGCTGGCCTGGACGGTTTTTGACGGTGGCCGCATGTTTATTGAGTACGACCGCCTGCAGGCCATCGAACGGTCCGGGCAGCTACTGACCAAAACCACCATAGAGAACACCATCGCCGATATCTCGGACGCCTATTACAATGTGGTGCGGCAGGCCCGCAAGATACAGTCGCTGGAGGACGCTATTGCCATTTCGGAGCAGCGCGTGGCGATAACGCAGGAGCAGTACAACGTAGGCGTGAGTGCCAAAGTGGAAATACTGCGCGCCCAGGTAGATTACAACGCTGACCGGTCGGAGCTGCTGCGCCAGCTGGAGGTGCTGCAGAACGCCAAGATTAACCTAAACCAGCTGCTTGGCCGCGACCCCGGCATCAACTTCACCCCGGCCGACTCTATTGAGGTGGACCGGCAGATCGCGTACGATGGCGGCCAGGCCAACCTCCTGAATGAGAACCCCAGCCTGCAGCGCCTGCAGGTGCAGCGCGAGATAGCCCTGAACGAGTTACAGCTGGCAAGGGCGCAGCGCTACCCAAGCATCGGCTTTTCGGGCAGCTACGGCTATAACAGATCACTTCAGGACCCTGTAATCTACGGTAACATCCAGGGCACCAACGAGAGCCGACGCTACGGCTTTAACTATGGTCTGACCCTTTCTCTACCTATTTTCAACGGCTTCAACATCAACCGCCAGGTACAGAACGCACGGGTAAACATAGAATTGAACGAACTGCAGTTTGCCCAGGAGCAGAACAGGCTGGCGGCAGAGCTGGCCCGCGCCTACAGCCAGTACACCAACCGCCTGGAGCTGCTACAGCTGGAAGAGGACAACGTAAAGCTGGCAGAGCAAAACGCCGAAATCGCCCTGGAGCGCTACCGCCTGGGCCTGCTTACGGCCATCGAACTGCGCGAGGCGCAGCGGAATGAGCTGGTGGCCCAGAACCGCCTCATCGATATTAAGTATGAAGCCAAAGCGGCGGAAGTAGAGATAAAGCGCCTGACCAGTTCGCTGCTGCAGGATGAGCAGCTCTAGGCCCGCCGCCTAAGAACGGCACCGTATGCAAGTATAAAAGTATAGCCACGGTTATACTTTTATACTTTTAGCCCTATCTTCGGCTCCGATAAAGCAACAGTATGGAGCCAGAACTCTTTCAAATACTCGGGATTTCGCTTGGGTTAGGATTGCTCGTGGGCCTGCAGCGGCAGCATGAGCAGTCTGAGCTGGCAGGCATCCGCACTTTCCCGCTCATCAGCATTTTCGGCACCATCTCCGGCCTGTTGGCGCAGGACTTTGGCGGCTGGGTAATAGCCATGGGGCTTGCCAGCCTAACTGCCCTTGTGGTTGCGGCCAACTACATGCGCGTTAAAGCACCCCATGTGGACGTTGGCCTGACAACCGAA includes:
- a CDS encoding TolC family protein, which encodes MSPLKIAALLLAVAALFAPQAAHSQELLTLQEAVSLGLQKNYSIRIAATQDDIDANNATLGNAGFLPTVTGRASRDFTDFNTRNQFESETPREIDHSKTNTTAASVALAWTVFDGGRMFIEYDRLQAIERSGQLLTKTTIENTIADISDAYYNVVRQARKIQSLEDAIAISEQRVAITQEQYNVGVSAKVEILRAQVDYNADRSELLRQLEVLQNAKINLNQLLGRDPGINFTPADSIEVDRQIAYDGGQANLLNENPSLQRLQVQREIALNELQLARAQRYPSIGFSGSYGYNRSLQDPVIYGNIQGTNESRRYGFNYGLTLSLPIFNGFNINRQVQNARVNIELNELQFAQEQNRLAAELARAYSQYTNRLELLQLEEDNVKLAEQNAEIALERYRLGLLTAIELREAQRNELVAQNRLIDIKYEAKAAEVEIKRLTSSLLQDEQL